AAGCATAACGCTAATGTCGATGAAAAAATGCTTCTTTGCCGTTTCCATTTACATGGCCTCCTTTTTACCGATAATCGAGAGGAAGATTTCCTCTAATGACGGTTGTTTCTCGATATATTCTACCTTTGTGGTAGGGAAAAGCTTTTTCAAATCCGATAGCGTGCCGTTTGCGATAATCCTGCCTTGGTGAAGAATGGCAATCCGGTCGGCCAGCTGCTCCGCCTCCTCCAAATACTGCGTAGTAAGAAGGACTGTCGTTCCGCCGTCCGCCAGCTCCTTGACGACCTTCCATACCTCGATGCGGGCTTCGGGATCAAGTCCCGTCGTTGGCTCATCCAGAAAAATAATCTTCGGGTTGCCCACAAGACTAAGCGCAATGTCGAGTCTGCGGCGCATCCCTCCGGAGTATGTGGATGCTCTGCGGTCCGCAGCTTCCGTTAATCCGAAACGCTTCAACATGTCTTCCGCGACCTGACGGGGATTTTTAAGATACCTCAGCTTCGCGATCATGATCAGATTCTCGCGGCCGGTCAGTATTTCGTCCACGGCGGCAAATTGTCCGGTCAAGCTGATCGATTGACGCACCTCATCCTGCTGCGACGAGACATCAAATCCGTTGACGGCTGCGGTCCCTCCGTCCGCTGCGAGCAGCGTCGTGAGTATTTTGACAACCGTTGTTTTCCCTGCCCCGTTAGATCCGAGGAGAGCGAATATGCTGCCTTGCTCCA
This region of Paenibacillus sp. JDR-2 genomic DNA includes:
- a CDS encoding ABC transporter ATP-binding protein; translated protein: MQTKSIQVKGLRKSYKQLEVLKGVDFEVEQGSIFALLGSNGAGKTTVVKILTTLLAADGGTAAVNGFDVSSQQDEVRQSISLTGQFAAVDEILTGRENLIMIAKLRYLKNPRQVAEDMLKRFGLTEAADRRASTYSGGMRRRLDIALSLVGNPKIIFLDEPTTGLDPEARIEVWKVVKELADGGTTVLLTTQYLEEAEQLADRIAILHQGRIIANGTLSDLKKLFPTTKVEYIEKQPSLEEIFLSIIGKKEAM